The genomic interval CGTTCCCTCGGGGCTGGACCCCCTCACCCGCGCCTACCGGGTGCAGGCGCGCGTGGCCGAGTTCGGCTTCGACTGGAGCGACTGGCGCGGCGCGTGGGACAAGGTGCGCGAGGAGGTGGACGAGGCCCGCCACGAGCTGGAATCGGGCGACCCGGCGAAGGTGGAGGAGGAGCTGGGCGACCTCCTCTTCGCCGTGGTGAACCTGGTGCGGCTGGCCGACGCGCATCCCTCGTCCGCGCTGAGCCGGGCGAACGAGAAGTTCGCGCGGCGCTTCGGCGCGGTCGAGGCGCTGGCGGCGGAGCGCGGGCTGGTCTTCGGCCAGGCAACGCTGGAAGAGCTGGACGTGCTCTGGGACGAGGTGAAGCGCCGCGAGCGGGCGGGCGGCGGAACCCCGGGCACCGGCGAGGGGTGACACGCCTCTTGCGTGACTCCGGCGGTGACGGCGGGCGCCGCCGCGTCGTCACCTCCCCGCGCGCATCGGCTTCCGCGCGCGCCCCGCACAGGCAGGCTTCGGCGGACGGATGACCCTTCTCGGGAAGACGATCTCTTCGGTGGACGATCCAGCGCGCGGGGCGATGCCCTTCGCGCCGCTCGCGCGCTCCCCCGTCGCGCGGGAGGGGCGATGAGGCTCCGGCAGCGCATCGTGCTGACCCTGCTGGCGACCGTGGTGGTGATGGGCATCCCCGCCACCTACGCGCTGCTGTCGCTGGGCACCGTGCATCGCATCGCGTCGGAGCTGAAGGTGCGCGACACCGAGGCCACCTCGAACCTGGGGAGCCTGCGCAAGAACCTCGAGGCGCTGCAGTCGGCCGACGACAACGCGGTGGTGCTCATCAACATCGACCGGCCCAAGGCGGACTCGTGGCGCGGGACGGCCGAGGACGCCATGGCCGCCGGCGACCGAGACCTGGCCGCGCTGATCCGGCGGCCGCACGGCGCCGCCTACCGCCGCGCGGTGACCGACGCGCGGCACCAGTGGGAGACGCTGAAGAGCGTGGTGCGGCGGGAGTTCCAGCTGCTCCCCTTTCCCACGCCCGACGACCAGGACCGGTTCCGCGGGACCTACGCCGACCCGGCGTACCGGGGAATGACCGAACGCCTGAAGCCCATCGACGAGGCCATCGGCGCCGAGGCCGAGGAGCGGGTGCGGCGCGCGTCCGACGTGGCCACGGCGGCGCGCAACACCACGCTCGTGGCGCTCGCGCTGTCGCTGGCGCTCACCGTGATCATCGGCATCCTGATGACGCGGGCCATGCTGCGCCCCATCGACGAGCTGGGGCGGGGGATGAGCCACGTGGCCGAGGGCGACTTCGAGCCCGACGTGCGCATCCCGGTGGAGCGGCCCGACGAGATCGGCGACCTGGCGCGCTCGTTCTCGACCATGACGGCGCAGCTGGCCGAGCTGGACCGCCTGAAGGCCGAGTTCGTGTCGGTGGCCAGCCACGAGATCAAGACGCCGCTCTCCGTCATCCGCGGCTACGTCTCCCTCCTGGCCGACGGCATCTACGGGAGCGTGAACGACCAGCAGAAGAAGACGCTGGAGGCCGTGTCGGACCAGGTGGACCGCCTCACCCGCCTCGTGCACCGGCTGCTCGACATCTCCCGCTTCGAGGCGGGGGGCGGGCGGCTGGAGCTGCGCCGCATCAACGTGCGCGACTTCCTGGAGGAGCTGACCAGCGGCTTCCGCGTGCTGGCCTTCCAGAACGGCATCGACTTCCACGTGCAGGTGGCCGGCGACGCGCCGGTGAACATCGAGGGCGACGCCGACCGGCTGAACGAGGTGCTGGGGAACATCCTGTCCAACGCCTTCAAGTTCACCGAGCGCGGCGGCCGCATCGCCCTCGACGCGGAGCGCGACGGCACGGGGCTGTGCGTGGCGGTGCGCGACAGCGGGGTGGGGATCCCGGCCGACAAGCTGCCCAAGATCTTCGAGAAGTTCTACCAGGTGGACAACAGCGCGCAGCCGCGCTCGGTGGGGTCGGGGCTGGGGCTGGCCATCGCGCGCGAGATCGTGGAGGCCCACGGGGGCACGATCACTGCAGAGAGCGAGGTCGGAAAAGGGACGATGTTCCGAGTGACCCTCCCCGAGCGGCCGCCCGCCCCGCGCGCCGCCGAGCCCCATGCCCCTGCCGTGCGCCGATGAAGACGCTGCGCCTGATATTCGCCGTGCCGCTCCTGTCCGCCTGCGCCACGCTCGGCCTGGGGCGCGGCCCGCGCGAGCCGGGCGGCGGCGCGCGCGAGCAGCTGTGGCGGCAGGCGTTCGACGCCTACTCGCACGACTCGCTGCGCGTGGCCGAGGCGCTGTACCAGCGGCTGGCGGCCGAGTATCCGCGGACGCACGAGGGGCACGAGTCGCGCTACTTCCTGGGGCTGCTGAACCTGGACCCGCGCGCCGGGGCAGACCTGCGCGCGGCGGAGCAGCACCTGGCCATCTACGTGGCCGACGACTCGGCGCGGTCGCTGCGCGGCGGCTACCGGCGCGAGGCGGGAACGCTGCTGGGGCTCGTCCGGCA from Longimicrobium sp. carries:
- a CDS encoding HAMP domain-containing sensor histidine kinase; translation: MRLRQRIVLTLLATVVVMGIPATYALLSLGTVHRIASELKVRDTEATSNLGSLRKNLEALQSADDNAVVLINIDRPKADSWRGTAEDAMAAGDRDLAALIRRPHGAAYRRAVTDARHQWETLKSVVRREFQLLPFPTPDDQDRFRGTYADPAYRGMTERLKPIDEAIGAEAEERVRRASDVATAARNTTLVALALSLALTVIIGILMTRAMLRPIDELGRGMSHVAEGDFEPDVRIPVERPDEIGDLARSFSTMTAQLAELDRLKAEFVSVASHEIKTPLSVIRGYVSLLADGIYGSVNDQQKKTLEAVSDQVDRLTRLVHRLLDISRFEAGGGRLELRRINVRDFLEELTSGFRVLAFQNGIDFHVQVAGDAPVNIEGDADRLNEVLGNILSNAFKFTERGGRIALDAERDGTGLCVAVRDSGVGIPADKLPKIFEKFYQVDNSAQPRSVGSGLGLAIAREIVEAHGGTITAESEVGKGTMFRVTLPERPPAPRAAEPHAPAVRR
- the mazG gene encoding nucleoside triphosphate pyrophosphohydrolase; the protein is MSPSQAENPPLPPPGGTFDRALALAAFLRARCPWDAAQTPASLQPYLVEEAHEAARAIAAGNAEAVRDELGDLLLNVAFQVVMAEEDGLFGREDVVAAVEQKMRRRHPHLYGGAHQPWEAIKARERAERGAAESILDAVPSGLDPLTRAYRVQARVAEFGFDWSDWRGAWDKVREEVDEARHELESGDPAKVEEELGDLLFAVVNLVRLADAHPSSALSRANEKFARRFGAVEALAAERGLVFGQATLEELDVLWDEVKRRERAGGGTPGTGEG